One Brachyspira pilosicoli P43/6/78 genomic window carries:
- a CDS encoding glycosyltransferase family 2 protein → MIKVSVIIPVYNVEEYLKECLDSVINQTLKEIEIICIDDCSTDSSYSILEEYAKKDGRIVLIKNKENMGVGYNRNIGIKEAKGEYIGFIDSDDYISEDYYENLYNTAKKYNSDVVNTLNVSNDKEGNIFNYWCHIDNFVKIKKYYEYESNNLFNNVDFYSKYLVTFNPVNKIFLKKFILDKDIYFIEKKTKCC, encoded by the coding sequence ATGATAAAGGTTAGTGTAATAATACCTGTGTATAATGTAGAAGAATATTTAAAAGAGTGTTTAGATAGCGTTATAAATCAAACATTAAAAGAGATAGAAATAATTTGTATAGATGATTGTTCAACAGATAGTAGTTATAGTATACTTGAAGAATATGCCAAAAAAGATGGCAGAATAGTATTAATTAAAAATAAAGAAAATATGGGAGTTGGATATAATAGAAATATTGGCATTAAAGAAGCTAAAGGAGAGTATATAGGGTTTATAGATTCTGATGATTATATATCAGAAGATTATTACGAAAATTTATACAATACTGCAAAAAAATATAATTCTGATGTTGTTAATACTTTAAATGTTTCTAATGATAAAGAAGGCAATATATTTAATTATTGGTGTCATATTGATAATTTTGTTAAAATAAAAAAATATTATGAATATGAATCTAATAATTTATTTAATAATGTTGATTTTTATTCTAAATATTTAGTAACATTTAATCCTGTTAATAAAATATTTTTAAAAAAATTTATTTTAGATAAAGATATTTATTTCATTGAAAAAAAAACAAAATGCTGCTGA
- a CDS encoding ATP-dependent helicase, with protein MALMLNEEQKKAVEHINGPMLALAGAGSGKTRVITERIAYLIKNGIDPSNILAVTFTNKAANEMRERIAALLKEKPKQLVISTFHSFCVRVLKLDIDKLGYKKNFSIYSSSDSRTLIRNILREVKVNTLNYDENLFAWYIDRYKNNLMKPNEVVPHDDLEKIAKRVYEVYQNYLKGYNAVDFNDLINLTIDLYINFPDVLDKYQERFKYIMVDEYQDTNLAQYKLTSLLASKYKNIVVVGDDDQSIYAFRGADVSNILSFENEYPEAKIITLNKNYRSTKAILEAAHAVISNNTQRKAKEVVAVNDEGIPPVIMPCEDERDEAQFIAENITQTAINKNLNYENFAILFRMNSQSRIFEEALRFRGIPYTVVGAFQFYERKEIKDILAYLNLFVNPEDEVSLLRVINIPKRGIGAVAINNLNEISIKNGVSLYQTLLDYENIDDIPPKAKTGIKDFLDIIHYYNEIFTVDKNTLEKPKLYENINKFLDTIAYHNEVLNSSDTKEQGSKKIENIESLMNGIAEYEKGNKNATLKNYLDRILLMSIEENNEEEKKKGVMLMSIHAAKGLEFPYVYICGMEDGILPHHKSSSEREIEEERRLCYVAMTRAKKHLTLTYCMKRKKQGRDVECTPSIFLEEMRKGLPEDMAMDEEEFFSNLKATLKPDS; from the coding sequence ATGGCATTAATGTTAAATGAAGAGCAAAAAAAAGCTGTAGAGCATATTAATGGACCTATGCTTGCATTAGCCGGTGCAGGAAGTGGTAAGACCAGAGTAATTACAGAGAGAATTGCCTATTTAATAAAAAACGGAATAGACCCTAGCAATATACTTGCTGTTACTTTTACAAATAAAGCTGCTAATGAAATGCGTGAGAGAATAGCTGCTTTGCTTAAAGAAAAACCTAAACAATTAGTAATAAGTACTTTTCATTCTTTTTGTGTGAGGGTGCTTAAGCTTGATATAGATAAATTAGGATACAAAAAAAACTTTAGTATATATTCTTCTTCAGACAGCAGAACTCTTATAAGAAATATTTTGAGAGAGGTTAAAGTAAATACTCTTAATTATGATGAAAACCTCTTTGCTTGGTATATAGACAGATACAAAAACAATTTAATGAAGCCAAATGAAGTAGTGCCTCATGATGATTTGGAGAAGATTGCAAAAAGAGTTTATGAGGTTTATCAGAATTATTTGAAAGGGTATAATGCTGTTGATTTTAATGATCTTATTAATTTAACTATTGATTTATATATTAATTTTCCTGATGTTTTAGATAAGTATCAAGAGAGATTTAAATATATTATGGTTGATGAATATCAAGACACCAATTTAGCACAGTATAAACTCACAAGCCTTTTAGCTTCAAAATATAAAAATATAGTTGTAGTAGGCGATGATGACCAGAGTATATACGCTTTTAGGGGTGCTGATGTATCAAATATACTTTCTTTTGAAAACGAATATCCAGAGGCTAAAATAATTACATTAAACAAAAATTATAGAAGCACTAAGGCAATACTTGAAGCGGCACATGCTGTAATAAGCAACAATACGCAAAGAAAAGCAAAAGAGGTTGTTGCTGTTAATGATGAAGGTATACCTCCTGTTATTATGCCCTGCGAAGATGAGAGAGATGAAGCACAGTTTATAGCAGAAAATATCACACAAACTGCAATAAACAAAAATTTAAACTACGAAAACTTTGCCATACTTTTTAGAATGAACTCTCAGTCGCGTATTTTTGAAGAGGCTTTAAGATTTAGAGGCATTCCATATACTGTTGTTGGTGCTTTTCAGTTTTATGAGAGAAAAGAGATTAAAGATATACTTGCATATTTAAACCTATTTGTTAATCCGGAAGATGAGGTTTCTCTTTTGAGGGTTATTAATATACCAAAAAGGGGAATTGGTGCTGTTGCAATTAATAATCTCAATGAAATAAGTATAAAAAACGGAGTATCATTATATCAAACATTACTTGACTATGAGAATATAGATGATATACCTCCAAAGGCAAAAACAGGAATAAAAGATTTTTTGGATATCATTCATTATTATAATGAAATATTTACAGTTGATAAAAACACATTAGAAAAACCAAAGCTCTACGAAAACATTAATAAATTTTTAGATACAATTGCATATCATAATGAAGTATTAAACTCAAGCGATACAAAAGAGCAGGGAAGTAAAAAAATAGAAAACATTGAATCTCTAATGAACGGTATAGCTGAATATGAGAAAGGAAATAAAAATGCTACTTTAAAAAATTATTTAGATAGAATACTTTTAATGAGCATAGAAGAAAATAATGAAGAAGAGAAAAAGAAAGGTGTAATGCTTATGAGTATACATGCTGCAAAGGGTTTAGAGTTTCCTTATGTTTATATATGCGGCATGGAAGACGGCATACTTCCGCATCATAAAAGTTCATCAGAGAGAGAGATAGAAGAAGAGAGAAGACTTTGCTATGTTGCTATGACGAGGGCAAAAAAGCACCTCACATTAACATATTGCATGAAAAGAAAAAAGCAAGGAAGAGATGTTGAATGCACTCCGTCAATATTTTTGGAAGAGATGAGAAAAGGCCTTCCAGAAGATATGGCGATGGACGAAGAAGAGTTTTTTTCAAACCTCAAAGCCACATTGAAGCCAGATTCTTAA
- a CDS encoding M24 family metallopeptidase, whose product MKSREKNIKKIMREENIDALIVSSPENFHYVTGTASHQHAVSRMPAVSMALVNSDDNIQTVAICMDFEKKALEDRVDNCKVVQYDTWVGVKTFDKLTSSEGSLGAKNFKSFSGSLDILINLIKEYGLENKTIGLELDFISINYFNLLKEKLPNIIIKNSSPLFIKARSVKTKEEIDIIKKIANVGALAMLHTSKFAKPGITEKELMDIYRLNVMESKICVPSTWSAFLTGENASALAISGNTIVKDTDIIKFDGGVNAEWDFYTTDMSRAWVMPNADKELFKLKDTLYESRTLMIENIKPNVPFSEIFNIGFEYVKRKYPGYERGHMGHSISMGPQTAEAPFVSKNETRVIEENMVLCIESPCYIEGIGGYNIEDMIVVTKDGCEIITDAAPHYID is encoded by the coding sequence ATGAAATCAAGAGAAAAAAATATAAAAAAAATTATGAGAGAGGAGAATATTGATGCTTTAATAGTATCTTCTCCAGAAAACTTTCATTATGTTACAGGAACAGCATCACATCAGCATGCAGTTTCAAGAATGCCTGCTGTATCTATGGCTCTTGTAAATAGTGATGATAATATTCAAACTGTAGCTATATGTATGGACTTTGAAAAAAAGGCTTTAGAAGATAGAGTGGACAATTGCAAAGTTGTTCAATATGATACTTGGGTTGGAGTTAAAACTTTTGATAAACTTACAAGCAGTGAGGGTTCACTTGGAGCAAAAAACTTCAAAAGCTTTTCTGGTTCGCTTGATATTTTAATTAATTTAATAAAAGAGTATGGACTTGAAAATAAAACTATAGGCTTGGAATTGGATTTTATAAGTATTAATTATTTTAACTTATTAAAAGAAAAGCTTCCAAATATAATAATAAAAAATTCAAGTCCTTTATTTATAAAAGCAAGGTCTGTAAAAACAAAAGAAGAAATTGATATTATAAAAAAAATAGCAAATGTTGGTGCTTTAGCTATGCTTCATACAAGTAAATTTGCTAAACCAGGTATTACAGAAAAAGAGCTTATGGATATTTACAGGCTCAATGTTATGGAAAGTAAAATATGTGTACCAAGCACATGGTCTGCTTTTTTAACAGGAGAAAATGCATCTGCTTTAGCAATATCAGGAAACACTATAGTAAAAGATACTGATATAATAAAATTTGACGGCGGAGTTAATGCTGAATGGGATTTTTATACTACAGATATGTCTAGAGCTTGGGTAATGCCTAATGCCGATAAAGAGCTTTTTAAATTAAAAGACACATTATATGAATCAAGAACATTAATGATAGAAAATATAAAACCAAATGTTCCTTTTTCTGAGATATTTAATATAGGTTTTGAGTATGTTAAGAGAAAATATCCTGGTTATGAAAGAGGACATATGGGACATAGCATTAGTATGGGGCCTCAAACTGCTGAAGCTCCTTTCGTATCTAAAAATGAAACTAGAGTGATAGAAGAGAATATGGTTTTATGTATAGAATCTCCTTGCTATATAGAAGGTATAGGAGGATACAACATAGAAGATATGATTGTTGTTACTAAAGATGGATGCGAAATTATTACTGATGCCGCTCCGCATTATATTGATTAA
- a CDS encoding DUF6506 family protein: MKFAYLIMDKIFDSKKDKASIHNGVSQIIGVSNIEEAIETAKNLQKEGIDCIELCGGFGEEGAKKIIEATENKIAVGFVIHLKEQDDIYKRLFSH; the protein is encoded by the coding sequence ATGAAATTCGCTTATTTAATAATGGATAAAATATTTGATTCTAAAAAAGATAAAGCTTCAATACATAATGGAGTCTCACAAATAATTGGTGTTTCTAATATAGAAGAAGCTATTGAAACAGCTAAAAACCTTCAAAAAGAAGGAATTGACTGCATAGAGCTTTGCGGAGGATTTGGAGAGGAAGGAGCTAAAAAAATAATAGAGGCCACTGAAAATAAAATAGCTGTTGGTTTTGTAATTCATCTTAAAGAGCAAGATGATATTTACAAAAGATTATTTTCTCATTAA
- a CDS encoding tetratricopeptide repeat protein, producing MKHFVFIFLFFCLSLYSQTNTAITSLRIDTNFFMSSFDGKLQPAWVYIGEAKRAINEGNSSYALFIMNKTLLYYPENADAHYLLGMIYESEAGKPSEQGGIATYRLAVEEYKKSIQYANNLTIPSYKYDAYFNLLDIYEKLIDQTNYSQTEQEIINMAERSYNKMEKGRIYFKLAEHYDARNRRTSAIDYYRQSYLNGYRQKLSLFRISIIYRKMRNYVQEKETLMLASGYSFENEEPSNFEVEKIIINRLEQLKNVKIPRKIY from the coding sequence ATGAAACATTTTGTATTTATATTTTTATTTTTTTGTTTATCTTTATATTCTCAAACAAATACAGCTATTACAAGTTTAAGAATAGATACTAACTTTTTTATGTCATCTTTTGACGGAAAATTGCAGCCTGCTTGGGTTTATATAGGGGAAGCTAAAAGGGCTATAAATGAAGGTAATAGTTCTTATGCTTTATTTATTATGAACAAAACTTTATTATATTATCCTGAAAATGCTGATGCTCATTATTTATTAGGTATGATATATGAAAGTGAAGCCGGTAAGCCTTCAGAGCAAGGCGGAATTGCTACATATCGTTTGGCTGTAGAAGAATATAAAAAATCTATACAATATGCCAATAATCTAACTATACCTTCTTATAAATATGATGCTTATTTTAATTTGCTTGATATATATGAAAAGCTTATAGACCAAACTAATTATTCTCAAACAGAACAAGAGATTATTAATATGGCTGAGAGAAGCTATAATAAAATGGAGAAGGGAAGAATATATTTTAAATTGGCAGAGCATTATGATGCAAGAAACAGAAGAACATCAGCAATTGATTATTATAGACAATCATATTTGAATGGCTACAGACAAAAATTATCTTTATTTAGAATATCTATAATATATAGAAAGATGCGTAATTATGTACAAGAGAAAGAAACTCTTATGCTTGCAAGCGGATACAGTTTTGAAAATGAAGAGCCTTCCAATTTTGAAGTTGAAAAGATTATTATAAACAGATTAGAACAGCTTAAAAATGTAAAAATACCTAGAAAAATATATTAA
- a CDS encoding acetylxylan esterase has protein sequence MAFFDLSIDELYQYKGSSTEPSDFDSFWLNTIKENNHKPEAKYNLIQTHLKFFDVYEVSFLGYNKHTINGWYIAPKNSDKLTCIVQYLGYGNGKDLPINHIVFPSAGYSVFVMETRGQGAEDGNGASTIDPEGYGVHADGFLTKGILDKNDYYYKRVFIDALKAVDAVREHQSTEKIVINGSSQGGGISLAACALSELSNIKIDAMMADVPFLCDYKRASTITDTLPYNEIVRYCKTNRDKENIVFNTLSYFDGAFFAKRAKAKALFSVGLMDILVPPSTVFAAYNNYAGEKSIEVYTFNGHEGGDNYHIEKKLDFLSRL, from the coding sequence ATGGCTTTTTTTGATTTATCTATAGATGAACTTTATCAATATAAAGGAAGCTCTACAGAACCAAGCGATTTTGACAGTTTTTGGCTTAACACTATAAAAGAAAATAATCATAAACCAGAAGCAAAATATAATTTAATACAAACTCATTTAAAATTTTTTGATGTTTATGAAGTAAGTTTTTTGGGTTACAATAAGCATACTATAAACGGCTGGTATATAGCACCAAAGAACAGTGATAAATTAACTTGTATAGTTCAATATTTAGGATATGGAAACGGTAAGGATTTGCCTATTAATCATATAGTTTTTCCATCTGCAGGATATAGTGTATTTGTGATGGAGACTAGGGGGCAGGGTGCTGAAGACGGCAATGGTGCTTCTACTATTGACCCTGAAGGCTATGGAGTGCATGCTGACGGATTTCTCACAAAGGGCATATTAGACAAAAATGATTATTATTATAAAAGAGTTTTTATAGATGCTCTAAAAGCAGTAGACGCAGTTAGAGAACATCAATCAACAGAGAAAATTGTTATAAATGGTTCTAGTCAGGGGGGAGGAATATCATTAGCTGCATGTGCATTAAGTGAGCTTTCAAATATAAAAATAGATGCAATGATGGCAGATGTTCCTTTTTTGTGTGATTATAAAAGAGCTTCTACAATTACAGATACTTTGCCTTATAATGAAATAGTGAGATACTGCAAAACAAATAGAGATAAAGAGAATATAGTTTTTAATACGCTTTCATATTTTGACGGAGCATTTTTTGCTAAGAGGGCTAAAGCAAAAGCATTATTTTCTGTAGGTCTTATGGATATATTAGTGCCTCCTTCAACAGTATTTGCTGCTTATAATAATTATGCAGGAGAGAAGTCTATTGAGGTTTATACTTTTAATGGGCATGAAGGCGGAGACAATTATCATATAGAAAAGAAGCTAGATTTTTTGAGCAGATTATAA
- a CDS encoding 4Fe-4S binding protein: protein MNIYKIVFSPTGGTKKVADTVALEISKNNNASIEEVDLTDYNMDFSNVKISQDDIAIIAVPSYAGRVPEVASKRISQIKGNGANTVIVSVYGNRDYDDTLIELYDIAKELNFKVTSAVAAIAKHSIAYKYASNRPDENDINKLKEFASKIINASDFLDEHKLKGNRPYKKAGKVPLVPKTKNKCNNCKLCAKKCPVQAININNPKIIDRDKCISCMRCVSICNYSAKYINKIKLDLVHLALKKSCSKAKNYEFYIN from the coding sequence ATGAATATATATAAAATTGTTTTTAGCCCAACAGGCGGCACTAAAAAAGTTGCAGATACGGTTGCTTTGGAAATTAGCAAAAATAATAATGCAAGTATAGAAGAAGTTGATTTAACTGATTATAATATGGACTTTTCAAACGTAAAAATATCTCAAGATGATATTGCTATTATTGCAGTACCATCTTATGCAGGCAGAGTTCCAGAGGTAGCATCGAAAAGAATATCTCAAATAAAAGGTAATGGAGCTAATACGGTTATTGTATCTGTTTATGGTAATAGAGATTATGATGACACTTTAATTGAACTTTATGATATAGCAAAAGAATTAAATTTTAAAGTTACTTCTGCTGTAGCTGCAATTGCTAAACATTCCATAGCTTATAAATATGCTTCTAACAGACCAGATGAAAATGATATAAACAAGCTTAAAGAGTTTGCTTCTAAAATAATAAATGCTTCTGACTTTTTAGATGAACATAAATTAAAAGGAAACCGTCCATATAAAAAAGCAGGTAAAGTGCCGTTAGTACCTAAAACTAAAAATAAATGTAATAATTGTAAATTGTGTGCTAAGAAATGCCCAGTTCAAGCAATAAATATTAATAATCCTAAAATAATTGATAGAGATAAATGCATATCTTGTATGAGATGTGTTTCAATATGCAATTACTCAGCTAAATATATTAATAAGATTAAGTTAGATTTAGTTCATTTGGCTTTGAAAAAATCCTGCTCTAAAGCAAAAAATTATGAATTTTATATTAATTAA
- a CDS encoding glycosyltransferase family 2 protein, with protein MMIKISVIVPVYNVEDYLKECLDSIINQTLKEIEILCIDDCGTDNSIDILREYSKKDNRIKIISHKENKGLGPARNTGINEAKGEYISFIDSDDFISKDYYENLYNTAKKYDSDIVNTLNIKFYKNKKLRKFIYTFNEKEFESTWNLNDIENVYSDKAIVPYVWNKLYKTSFLLNNNLYFMDMKFGVEDANFTIKLMAHKPKISFNNRSIYYYRQRENSLSNSNILKITPISANNAIIHMNNALNYYKEHYIDFLDDIYLKVFIPTLNFYSASSQKTKRELYQKIYDFVQELDIDKSKINKKSSFENDVFNEYLSIKISKTYDEYLFNSHLLNRVKYIEKEVYSSNNWFRLFGINNTKEYLTIILFGIKISIKKI; from the coding sequence ATGATGATTAAAATAAGTGTAATAGTACCTGTTTATAATGTAGAGGATTATTTAAAAGAATGTTTAGATAGCATAATTAATCAGACATTAAAAGAAATAGAAATACTTTGCATAGATGATTGCGGAACAGATAACAGCATTGATATATTAAGAGAATATAGTAAAAAAGATAATAGAATAAAAATAATTAGTCATAAAGAGAATAAAGGTTTAGGTCCTGCTCGTAATACTGGTATAAATGAAGCTAAAGGTGAATATATATCTTTTATAGATTCTGATGATTTTATTTCAAAAGATTATTACGAAAATTTGTATAATACTGCTAAAAAATACGACTCTGATATAGTAAATACATTAAATATTAAATTTTATAAAAATAAAAAATTAAGAAAATTTATTTATACGTTTAATGAAAAAGAATTTGAAAGCACTTGGAATCTAAATGATATAGAAAATGTTTATAGTGATAAAGCGATTGTTCCATATGTTTGGAATAAGCTTTATAAGACTTCATTTCTATTAAATAATAATTTATATTTTATGGACATGAAGTTTGGTGTTGAAGATGCAAATTTTACTATAAAATTAATGGCACATAAACCAAAAATTTCTTTTAATAATAGGTCTATTTACTATTATAGACAAAGAGAAAATTCTCTATCAAATTCAAATATTTTGAAAATCACACCTATTAGTGCTAATAATGCAATAATACATATGAATAATGCTTTAAATTATTATAAAGAACATTACATTGATTTTTTAGATGATATTTATTTAAAAGTATTTATACCAACTTTAAACTTTTATTCTGCCAGTTCGCAAAAAACTAAAAGAGAATTATATCAAAAAATTTATGATTTTGTTCAAGAACTTGATATAGATAAATCTAAAATTAATAAAAAGAGTAGTTTTGAAAATGATGTATTTAATGAGTATTTATCTATCAAAATTAGTAAAACATATGATGAATATTTATTTAATAGTCATTTACTTAACAGAGTTAAATATATAGAAAAAGAAGTATATAGTTCTAATAATTGGTTTAGATTATTTGGTATTAATAATACAAAAGAGTATTTAACTATAATTTTATTTGGTATAAAAATTTCTATAAAGAAAATATAA
- a CDS encoding PaaI family thioesterase — protein MELKVLNKQNNSRMCLVCGFKNDLSLKAEFFELEDKSLCALVTFKDYHQGYPGRVHGGILAAILDETIGRAMMPYTGEDKWGVTTTLTTKYKKPVPINEEIRIIGKITYGNGRMYEGEGYILLNDDTVAVTAKGNYICMSLEQIAEMDPNSEEDWYVEKKETDPQTIAIP, from the coding sequence ATGGAATTAAAAGTATTAAATAAACAGAACAATTCAAGAATGTGTTTAGTATGCGGATTTAAAAATGATTTAAGTTTGAAGGCAGAGTTTTTTGAACTTGAAGATAAATCACTTTGTGCTTTGGTAACTTTTAAAGATTATCATCAAGGATACCCGGGAAGAGTGCATGGCGGAATACTTGCTGCTATATTAGATGAAACTATAGGAAGAGCAATGATGCCTTATACCGGTGAAGATAAATGGGGAGTAACAACAACGCTTACAACAAAATATAAAAAACCTGTACCAATTAATGAAGAGATTAGAATAATTGGAAAGATTACTTACGGCAATGGCAGAATGTATGAAGGAGAAGGGTATATACTTCTTAATGATGACACAGTAGCCGTAACAGCAAAAGGCAATTACATATGTATGAGCTTAGAGCAAATAGCAGAAATGGATCCAAATAGTGAAGAAGATTGGTATGTGGAGAAAAAAGAAACAGACCCTCAAACTATAGCAATACCATAA
- the feoB gene encoding ferrous iron transport protein B, protein MKLTELDIEEGFVVDNVETQGEIRQRIIEMGFTAGAKGWIVRKAPLGDPIQVHIMDYEISLRKSEANGIEVSKADVEIKKMADIKTGKVKREKKNNTCDLFLEDKEEISKKFKVPSNNTKLKVAIAGNPNCGKTTIFNALTGANYKVANYPGVTVEKREYSMLYNGYTYDLMDLPGVYSLSAYSQDEVVACDVLLNEKPDFIINVIDSTNLERNLYLTLQLVELGIPILCVLNMYEHAENEGINIDESKLEELFRLPVMKVHGNKHESVLLILDKIEKIYESGNKLHRDAALEYGADVEESIKNIVASMHGDISDIHKRWLAIKALEKDERAIHSVRRECNNGGEVIETINKEIIRLETKENSKTDSIMADKRYSYIRGALKEVIKRDDIQAFNFTDAADVVFLNKWLGIPIFLGVLWLIFKVTFTLGAYPQGWIEMGISALSSFVSNLLPEGSLLQSVVVDGVIGGVGAVLSFFPLVLILFVGISFLEDCGYMARAAFLMDKVMHKFGLHGQSFIPMFLGFGCTIPATMAARTLRNKKDRIVTVLITTFMSCGARIPVYVLFTAAFFSPKMAPTVMFSIYIIGVIMAFLVAFILRKLFFKGDETPFVMELPPYRVPRVKTVLRHMFDRGWMYIKKAGTYVFAASVLIWALMTFPQYNPTEEESAELMDKAKTVLISENIDVSDEEALNAEYDRLVASEGLKHSFAGKLGTFVEPVMKPLGFDWRISIALIAGGAAKEVFVSTIAQIKSIEEDETTLIEALRNDPVFNPIVAYALLLFVLLYFPCFASIAVIGSEIGKAWIPFLIVYTLAVAWIVSFAFYQIAGRIAGII, encoded by the coding sequence ATGAAACTAACAGAACTCGACATAGAAGAAGGTTTTGTTGTAGATAATGTGGAGACTCAGGGAGAGATAAGGCAGAGAATCATAGAGATGGGTTTTACTGCTGGTGCTAAAGGCTGGATTGTGAGAAAGGCACCTCTTGGAGACCCTATTCAAGTTCATATTATGGATTATGAAATATCTTTAAGAAAATCTGAGGCAAATGGAATTGAAGTTTCTAAAGCAGATGTTGAAATTAAGAAGATGGCCGATATAAAAACAGGCAAAGTAAAAAGAGAGAAAAAAAACAATACTTGTGATTTATTTTTAGAAGATAAAGAAGAGATTAGTAAAAAGTTCAAAGTTCCTTCAAACAATACAAAATTAAAAGTAGCAATTGCTGGTAACCCAAACTGCGGTAAAACAACAATATTTAACGCTTTAACTGGTGCTAATTATAAAGTTGCTAACTACCCCGGTGTAACGGTTGAAAAAAGAGAATATTCTATGCTATACAACGGATACACCTATGATTTAATGGACTTACCCGGGGTTTATAGCTTAAGTGCTTATTCTCAAGATGAGGTTGTAGCTTGCGATGTACTTCTTAATGAAAAACCTGATTTTATTATAAATGTTATTGACTCTACAAATTTGGAAAGAAACCTTTATCTTACTTTACAGTTGGTTGAATTAGGTATTCCTATTTTATGTGTGCTTAATATGTATGAGCATGCAGAAAATGAGGGTATAAACATAGATGAATCAAAATTGGAAGAATTATTTAGACTTCCTGTAATGAAAGTTCATGGAAATAAACATGAAAGCGTACTTTTAATATTAGATAAAATAGAAAAAATATATGAATCTGGAAATAAACTGCATAGAGATGCCGCTTTAGAATATGGTGCTGATGTTGAGGAATCTATAAAAAACATAGTTGCTTCTATGCATGGAGATATATCAGACATTCATAAGAGATGGCTTGCTATAAAAGCGTTAGAAAAAGATGAAAGAGCTATACACTCTGTAAGACGCGAATGCAACAATGGCGGAGAAGTAATAGAGACTATAAACAAAGAAATTATAAGACTAGAGACAAAAGAAAACTCCAAAACAGACTCTATCATGGCAGATAAAAGATACTCATATATTAGGGGTGCTTTAAAAGAAGTTATAAAAAGAGATGATATACAGGCATTCAATTTTACAGATGCTGCCGATGTAGTATTTTTAAATAAATGGCTTGGCATACCAATATTCTTAGGTGTATTATGGCTAATATTTAAAGTTACATTTACACTTGGTGCATATCCTCAAGGCTGGATTGAGATGGGTATTAGTGCATTATCATCTTTTGTATCAAATCTTTTGCCTGAAGGAAGCTTGTTACAGTCTGTTGTGGTTGATGGTGTGATAGGCGGTGTTGGTGCTGTGCTTTCTTTCTTCCCATTAGTTTTAATACTATTTGTTGGTATATCATTCCTTGAAGACTGCGGTTATATGGCTAGAGCTGCATTTTTAATGGATAAGGTTATGCATAAGTTTGGTCTTCATGGTCAATCATTTATACCTATGTTCTTAGGTTTTGGCTGTACTATACCCGCTACTATGGCTGCTAGAACTTTGAGAAACAAAAAAGATAGAATTGTAACTGTACTTATAACCACATTTATGAGCTGCGGTGCTAGAATTCCTGTTTATGTATTATTTACAGCTGCATTCTTCTCACCAAAAATGGCTCCTACTGTAATGTTTAGTATATATATAATTGGCGTAATAATGGCTTTTCTTGTGGCATTTATATTAAGAAAATTATTTTTCAAAGGCGATGAAACTCCTTTTGTTATGGAGCTTCCTCCGTACAGAGTGCCGCGTGTAAAAACTGTTTTGAGACATATGTTTGACAGAGGTTGGATGTATATAAAAAAAGCTGGTACTTATGTATTTGCTGCTTCTGTTTTAATATGGGCATTAATGACTTTCCCTCAATACAATCCTACAGAAGAGGAATCTGCTGAGTTAATGGATAAAGCAAAAACCGTATTAATATCAGAAAATATAGATGTAAGTGATGAAGAGGCTTTAAATGCTGAATATGATAGACTTGTAGCTTCTGAAGGTTTAAAGCATAGTTTTGCTGGTAAATTAGGAACATTTGTAGAGCCTGTAATGAAGCCTTTAGGTTTTGACTGGAGAATAAGTATTGCTCTTATAGCAGGAGGAGCTGCCAAAGAAGTATTCGTTTCTACAATAGCACAGATAAAATCTATAGAAGAAGATGAAACAACATTAATAGAAGCATTAAGAAATGACCCTGTGTTTAATCCTATAGTAGCTTATGCTTTACTTTTATTTGTACTATTATACTTCCCTTGTTTTGCATCAATAGCTGTAATAGGTTCTGAAATCGGAAAGGCTTGGATACCTTTCTTAATTGTTTATACTTTAGCTGTGGCTTGGATAGTTAGTTTCGCATTCTACCAAATTGCTGGAAGAATAGCTGGAATTATCTAG